In Mastomys coucha isolate ucsf_1 unplaced genomic scaffold, UCSF_Mcou_1 pScaffold20, whole genome shotgun sequence, one DNA window encodes the following:
- the Rpl32 gene encoding 60S ribosomal protein L32, which yields MAALRPLVKPKIVKKRTKKFIRHQSDRYVKIKRNWRKPRGIDNRVRRRFKGQILMPNIGYGSNKKTKHMLPSGFRKFLVHNVKELEVLLMCNKSYCAEIAHNVSSKNRKAIVERAAQLAIRVTNPNARLRSEENE from the exons atggctgccctccgaCCTCTGGTGAAGCCCAAGATCGTCAAAAAGAGGACCAAGAAGTTCATCAGGCACCAGTCAGATCGATATGTGAAAATTAAG CGAAACTGGCGGAAACCCAGAGGCATTGACAACAGGGTGCGGAGAAGATTCAAGGGCCAGATCCTGATGCCCAACATTGGTTACGGGAGCAACAAGAAAACCAAGCACATGCTGCCTAGCGGCTTCCGGAAGTTCCTGGTCCACAATGTCAAAGAGCTGGAAGTGCTGCTGATGTGTAACAA aTCTTACTGTGCTGAGATTGCTCACAATGTGTCCTCTAAGAACCGAAAAGCCATCGTAGAAAGAGCAGCACAGCTGGCCATCAGAGTTACCAATCCCAACGCCAGGCTAcgcagtgaagaaaatgaatag